The proteins below are encoded in one region of Oncorhynchus clarkii lewisi isolate Uvic-CL-2024 chromosome 33, UVic_Ocla_1.0, whole genome shotgun sequence:
- the LOC139392875 gene encoding beta-2-microglobulin-like → MKYILSIVVLGLIYSAVEAKESPPKVQVYSRNPGNFGDKNTLICHVSGFHPPDISIQLLKNGVEIPDAKQTDLAFEQGWQFHLTKSVGFTPASGEEYTCRVRHLKNLKTYTWEADM, encoded by the exons ATGAAGTATATTCTGTCAATCGTTGTACTTGGGCTCATTTACAGCGCTGTAGAGGCCAAAGAAT CTCCCCCCAAGGTGCAGGTGTACAGCCGTAACCCTGGCAACTTTGGCGATAAGAACACCCTGATCTGTCACGTGAGTGGCTTCCACCCCCCTGACATCAGCATCCAGCTCCTGAAGAACGGCGTGGAGATCCCCGACGCCAAGCAGACAGACCTGGCCTTCGAACAGGGATGGCAGTTCCACCTCACCAAGAGTGTTGGATTCACACCAGCCAGCGGAGAGGAGTACACCTGCAGAGTCCGCCACCTGAAGAATCTGAAGACctacacctggg AGGCAGATATGTAA